The Rhodocytophaga rosea genome has a segment encoding these proteins:
- the rplB gene encoding 50S ribosomal protein L2: protein MAVRKLRPTTPGQRFRTAPAFTEITTDKPEKSLVVSIKKSGGRNDSGRRTMRYIGGGHKQKYRIIDFKRDKFDVPATVQTVEYDPIRTARIALVQYQDGEKRYIIAPQGIVVGQTVISGTSVAPEVGNALPLSVIPLGTIVHNIELQPGQGASLARSAGTYAQLLARDGKYATLKLPSGEMRMVLVTCMATVGSVSNADHMNVSIGKAGRSRWLGRRPRTRGVAMNPVDHPMGGGEGKASGGHPRSRNGLLAKGKKTRSKTKYSDNLIISRRKK from the coding sequence ATGGCAGTTAGAAAGTTAAGGCCAACTACACCAGGACAACGATTCAGAACAGCGCCTGCCTTTACTGAAATCACTACTGATAAACCTGAAAAATCCCTGGTTGTTTCTATCAAGAAATCCGGAGGTAGAAATGATTCAGGCCGTCGCACCATGCGATATATTGGTGGCGGACATAAGCAGAAATACCGGATCATTGATTTTAAAAGAGATAAATTTGATGTTCCTGCCACTGTACAAACTGTTGAATATGATCCAATCCGTACCGCACGTATTGCTTTAGTTCAATATCAGGATGGCGAAAAAAGATATATTATAGCTCCACAAGGAATTGTGGTTGGTCAAACCGTTATCTCAGGTACATCTGTAGCACCAGAAGTAGGAAATGCCCTTCCGTTGTCAGTGATTCCTTTGGGTACTATTGTTCATAACATTGAGTTACAACCAGGACAAGGTGCATCTTTAGCCCGCAGTGCTGGAACGTATGCTCAATTGTTAGCACGTGATGGTAAATATGCTACATTGAAATTACCTTCAGGTGAAATGCGTATGGTGCTTGTTACTTGTATGGCTACTGTAGGGTCTGTTTCAAATGCTGATCATATGAATGTAAGCATTGGTAAAGCTGGTAGAAGCCGCTGGTTAGGGCGCAGGCCACGTACCAGAGGTGTGGCTATGAACCCAGTTGACCATCCAATGGGTGGTGGGGAAGGTAAAGCTTCCGGTGGACATCCCCGTTCAAGAAATGGTTTATTGGCTAAAGGCAAGAAAACCCGCAGTAAAACAAAATATTCTGATAATTTAATCATAAGTAGAAGGAAAAAATAA
- the rplW gene encoding 50S ribosomal protein L23, which produces MSILKKPLVTEKITALNEKGKYGFIVDAKANKIEIKKAVEKMYGVTVENVRTIRYQGKLKTKYTQSKVISGRTSTYKKAIVSVKEGEVIDFYGNI; this is translated from the coding sequence ATGAGCATACTGAAAAAACCGCTTGTTACTGAAAAAATAACGGCGTTAAACGAAAAAGGCAAATACGGGTTTATTGTAGATGCGAAAGCGAATAAGATAGAAATAAAAAAGGCGGTGGAAAAGATGTATGGGGTAACGGTAGAAAATGTAAGAACCATCCGTTACCAAGGAAAACTGAAAACTAAATATACTCAGTCTAAAGTAATTTCCGGCAGAACTTCTACTTACAAAAAAGCCATTGTTTCGGTGAAAGAAGGTGAAGTAATTGACTTCTACGGTAATATATAA
- the rplD gene encoding 50S ribosomal protein L4 encodes MEISVFNNTGKDTGRTVVLSDEIYKIQPNDHAIYLDVKQYLANQRQGTHKSKERAEITGSTKKLKKQKGTGGARAGSIKSPLMKGGGRVFGPKPRDYSFKLNRKLKSLARKSALSYKASETAITILEDFTLDAPKTKDYLQFLQSLSVADKKTLLILPEVNKNVYLSSRNVQRAKVVTVNQLNTYELLHADRVIISEGSLKKIEELFN; translated from the coding sequence CAAAGACACAGGCAGAACAGTTGTGCTGTCTGATGAAATATATAAAATCCAGCCGAACGACCATGCCATTTATCTGGATGTAAAACAGTATCTGGCAAACCAACGGCAAGGAACGCATAAGTCCAAAGAAAGGGCTGAAATTACCGGCTCTACCAAGAAATTGAAAAAGCAAAAAGGTACCGGAGGTGCAAGAGCTGGTAGCATTAAATCTCCTTTAATGAAAGGTGGTGGTCGTGTATTCGGACCTAAACCCAGAGATTATAGCTTCAAGCTTAATCGTAAATTGAAATCTTTGGCAAGAAAATCGGCACTATCTTATAAAGCTTCTGAAACAGCTATTACCATTCTGGAAGACTTTACTTTAGATGCTCCTAAGACTAAAGATTATTTGCAATTTTTGCAAAGTTTATCAGTAGCCGATAAAAAGACACTGCTTATTCTGCCTGAAGTCAACAAAAATGTGTATTTGTCCAGCCGCAATGTGCAGAGAGCAAAAGTGGTAACTGTAAACCAGTTGAATACTTATGAGTTGTTGCATGCGGATAGAGTAATAATCAGTGAAGGCTCACTGAAAAAAATCGAAGAACTTTTTAACTAA
- the rplV gene encoding 50S ribosomal protein L22 codes for MEAIAKLKNVPTSPRKMRLVADLIRGQKVDRALSILKFESKIGASKIEKLLVSAIANWKQKNEDVRIEDAELYVKTIFVDGGRMLKRLRPAPQGRGHRVRKRSNHITLVIDTLASNGQAEILNTTNQDNK; via the coding sequence ATGGAAGCTATTGCAAAACTGAAAAATGTACCTACTTCTCCTCGTAAGATGAGACTGGTAGCTGATCTAATCCGCGGCCAGAAAGTAGACAGAGCCTTGAGTATTCTGAAATTCGAATCTAAAATTGGTGCTTCTAAAATAGAAAAGCTTTTAGTATCTGCCATTGCTAACTGGAAGCAAAAAAATGAAGATGTCCGGATTGAGGATGCTGAGTTATATGTAAAAACGATTTTTGTAGATGGAGGCCGGATGCTCAAAAGATTGAGGCCAGCTCCGCAAGGAAGAGGACATCGTGTCCGCAAACGTTCTAATCATATTACACTCGTGATAGATACACTTGCATCTAATGGCCAAGCTGAAATTCTAAACACTACTAATCAAGATAATAAGTAA
- the rpsS gene encoding 30S ribosomal protein S19: MGRSLKKGPYIDYRVDKKVQTMNDSGKKSVIKTWSRRSMISPEFVGHTFAVHNGNKFIPVYVTENMVGHKLGEFAPTRNFRGHVAKKDKGKK, encoded by the coding sequence ATGGGACGCTCCTTAAAAAAAGGACCTTATATTGATTATAGAGTCGATAAAAAGGTTCAAACCATGAATGATTCAGGGAAAAAATCAGTGATTAAAACCTGGTCTCGTCGGTCTATGATTTCTCCAGAATTTGTAGGCCACACCTTTGCTGTTCATAATGGGAACAAATTTATTCCTGTATATGTGACAGAGAACATGGTTGGACACAAGTTAGGCGAATTTGCTCCTACCCGCAACTTCAGGGGACACGTTGCAAAGAAAGATAAAGGCAAAAAATAA